In a single window of the Acyrthosiphon pisum isolate AL4f chromosome X, pea_aphid_22Mar2018_4r6ur, whole genome shotgun sequence genome:
- the LOC100165603 gene encoding L-xylulose reductase-like, which produces MISFMRKNSVHAFLQHKVAGQMVKGLTRSMASKVPQKMEDYFKDKKIIVTGSCAGMGEKITERLLDLGAFVYAVVEKKEGAAKALPNTKQIFCDVSKWEDTYKTMYDIGPVHGLVNNAGVAVIEPFFEVTENGWDKTLNVNARALVRISQAVAKNMINAGIRGSIVNISSTISTRAIPDHTTYCASKGAVNQITRTMAIELGKCGIRTNSVNPTVVLTRMGKIAWSDPEKSEPIMKRIPLGRFAETDDIANAVIFMLSDYSTMVNGTSLVVDGGFLAG; this is translated from the exons ATGATTAGTTTCATGCGAAAAAATAGTGTACATGCGTTTCTCCAGCATAAGGTAGCTGGACAAATGGTTAAAGGCCTAACAAGGAGTATGGCTAGTAAAGTTCCGCAAAAAATGGAAGATTATTTcaaagacaaaaaaattatagttactggATCTTGTGCTg gtatgggAGAAAAAATTACAGAGAGATTACTAGATTTAGGTGCATTTGTCTACGCAGTGGTAGAGAAGAAGGAAGGAGCTGCTAAAGCATTACCaaacacaaaacaaatattttgtgatgTTTCAAAGTGGGAGGATACTTACAAGACAATGTACGACATCGGACCAGTACATGGATTGGTTAACAATGCTGGTGTAGCAGTTATTGAACCATTTTTTGAAGTCACCGAAAATGGTTGGGATAA gACTTTAAACGTCAATGCCAGAGCCTTAGTGAGAATAAGTCAGGCAGTGGCCAAAAACATGATTAATGCCGGTATCAGAGGGTCTATTGTGAATATTTCTTCAACAATTTCAACA AGAGCCATACCCGATCATACAACATACTGTGCGTCTAAAGGAGCTGTGAATCAAATAACCAGAACAATGGCAATTGAGCTGGGTAAATGTGGGATTCGTACCAACAGCGTAAATCCAACTGTCGTGTTGACCCGTATGGGTAAAATTGCATGGTCAGATCCCGAAAAATCCGAACCCATAATGAAACGAATCCCACTTGGCAGATTTGCAG aaaccgATGACATTGCGAACGCTGTGATTTTCATGCTCAGTGACTATTCTACCATGGTAAATGGAACGTCCCTCGTAGTTGATGGTGGGTTCTTGGCAGGATAG
- the LOC100163536 gene encoding uncharacterized protein LOC100163536: MYARSKTPSMGTPSVYSIHASQLTIRSSKLRSTRSMKSLRVPWYQRPILKDAYFLDIQKGALVVAFYSLFLSIFTLVTSAFDTYCLAMAAPGSTHYGYHVISYQFVYVGSSWVRNLLVLFSLFSFVVAAVIFVTSLILISALRKEHEKRIVPWLFSFSAFTVFRFIAWLFSSIANDPIFGYNFSMILLGALFSVINVYGWILVYSLYLELFDLTKLEDLAHLRMGTMASLNASTTLSLAGSRPTTPHSTVSTVPV; this comes from the exons ATGTATGCCCGAAGTAAAACTCCCAGTATGGGAACGCCGTCTGTGTACTCGATACACGCTAGTCAATTGACTATCCGATCTTCTAAACTGCGGTCAACGCGTTCCATGAAATCTTTACGTGTGCCATGGTACCAACGTCCTATATTAAAAGATGCTTACTTCCTTGATATACAGAAAGGTGCACTTGTCGTTGCCTTCTATTCATTG tttctaagcatttttacatTGGTAACGTCCGCGTTTGATACATATTGTTTGGCAATGGCTGCTCCTGGATCTACTCATTATGGTTACCATGTCATAAGCTATCAGTTTGTATATGTTGGAAGCTCTTGgg ttagaaatttattGGTCTTGTTCTCATTGTTTTCGTTTGTTGTGGCAGCTGTTATTTTTGTGACAAGTTTGATTTTAATATCTGCATTACGCAAG gaGCACGAGAAACGGATTGTGCCTtggttattttcattttctgcATTTACAGTATTTCGATTTATTGCTTGGTTGTTTTCTTCAATAGCCAACGATCCCATATTTGGATATAATTTCTCCATGATTTTGCTGGGTGCATTGTTCAGTGTCATCAATGTATACGGCTGGATACTTGTATATTCTTTGTATTTAGAACTGTTTGATTTGACTAAGCTTGAAGATTTAGCACATTTGAGA atGGGAACTATGGCCTCGCTGAATGCATCTACAACACTTTCTTTAGCTGGATCTCGTCCTACTACTCCGCATAGTACTGTTTCCACTGTTCCAGTATAA
- the LOC100575492 gene encoding uncharacterized protein LOC100575492 produces MEHTRELQGFLNLTVLEHFSDIDLVHVHYKQQINLDGLPHIRALGKLLFARSEILKNRTHHLYYVLPQFGMILPLDDNISYDVFFDWLIYKSVNNVYAVIENLTTTDFKKVVTLYMNQTPPLDIGKVNRIFIKSLAKPFSHRPMEPELTSPDAPSSRKRSGSFTTNSLVSNLSDNLHQI; encoded by the exons atgGAACACACGAGGGAATTGCAGGGATTTCTGAATCTGACAGTACTCGAACACTTCTCGGACATAGACCTTGTGCACGTGCActataaacaacaaataaactTAGACGGCCTTCCTCATATAAGAGCATTGGGCAAACTCTTATTTGCTCGCTCGGAAATACTGAAAAACCGAACACATCACCTGTACTACGTGTTACCGCAGTTTGGTATGATATTGCCACTTGACGACAACATCTCGTATGATGTGTTCTTTGACTGGTTAATTTACAAAAGCGTGAATAATGTGTATGCAGTCATTGAGAACCTCACAACAACTGATTTCAAAAAA GTAGTGACGTTGTACATGAATCAAACGCCTCCATTAGATATCGGTAAAGTAAATCGTATTTTCATTAAATCGCTCGCCAAACCATTTAGTCACCGACCTATGGAACCGGAACTAACTTCACCGGATGCACCGTCTTCTAGAAAACG ATCTGGTTCTTTCACAACGAATTCACTTGTATCAAACCTGAGTGACAATTTACATCAAATCTGA